A stretch of Myceligenerans xiligouense DNA encodes these proteins:
- the rsrA gene encoding mycothiol system anti-sigma-R factor, whose product MDQERGDQPVVEPIPHDTPGSECEHALQHLYEYLDSEMKPEDEQRMRAHVAHCSPCLAELSVEDLVKQLVKRSCAERAPETLRLKIHEQIRIEAL is encoded by the coding sequence ATGGACCAAGAGCGGGGCGACCAACCGGTCGTGGAACCGATCCCGCACGACACTCCCGGCTCCGAGTGCGAGCACGCGCTCCAGCACCTGTACGAGTACCTGGATTCCGAGATGAAGCCCGAGGACGAACAGCGGATGCGCGCCCACGTCGCACACTGCTCGCCGTGCCTGGCGGAGCTGAGCGTCGAGGACCTGGTCAAGCAGCTCGTGAAGCGTTCCTGCGCGGAGCGCGCACCCGAGACGCTCCGGCTGAAGATCCACGAGCAGATCCGGATCGAAGCGCTCTGA
- a CDS encoding DUF4097 family beta strand repeat-containing protein produces MTMTTESWSVAAPQTIEVADTTSLTVRLTNGRAEIVADPDRAAGATIEVLEVSSRPLQILAEHGTLRVAYDFPGIEGFVDRFRGLRDQDSAVVRVTVPAVATVDVATVGGEASVTGSRARVNVKSVNGAVAVAATSGPLSVKSVSGAIVVTGHTGDVVVNQASGPATVAGGLGRVTVNGVSGPVDVASSGTTPMVSAKTVAGAVTIRLDAGTPVNLRARSVTGKVTLDNEQLSSSAQRTVVVDHPEAGATCYLSTNTVSGATAIVRS; encoded by the coding sequence ATGACCATGACCACCGAGTCCTGGAGCGTCGCCGCCCCGCAGACCATCGAGGTCGCCGACACGACCTCCCTGACCGTCCGGCTGACCAACGGCCGGGCCGAGATCGTCGCCGACCCGGACCGCGCGGCCGGCGCCACCATCGAGGTGCTGGAGGTCTCCTCCCGTCCCCTGCAGATCCTCGCCGAGCACGGCACCCTCCGCGTCGCCTACGACTTCCCCGGGATCGAGGGGTTCGTGGACCGCTTCCGTGGTCTGCGCGACCAGGATTCCGCCGTCGTGCGCGTCACCGTGCCGGCGGTCGCGACGGTCGACGTCGCGACGGTGGGCGGCGAGGCGAGCGTGACCGGTAGCCGGGCACGGGTGAACGTCAAGAGCGTCAACGGTGCCGTGGCCGTGGCGGCGACGTCCGGGCCGTTGTCCGTGAAGTCCGTGTCGGGGGCCATCGTCGTCACCGGGCACACGGGCGACGTCGTCGTGAACCAGGCATCGGGCCCGGCGACGGTCGCGGGCGGCCTCGGCCGCGTGACCGTGAACGGCGTGTCCGGACCCGTGGACGTGGCGTCGTCGGGCACGACCCCGATGGTGTCCGCCAAGACGGTGGCGGGCGCCGTGACGATCCGGCTCGACGCCGGCACCCCGGTGAACCTCCGCGCACGGAGCGTCACCGGCAAGGTCACCCTGGACAACGAGCAGCTGAGCTCCTCGGCCCAGCGCACCGTCGTCGTCGACCACCCGGAGGCCGGCGCCACCTGCTACCTGTCGACCAACACGGTCTCGGGCGCCACGGCGATCGTCCGGAGCTGA
- a CDS encoding PadR family transcriptional regulator — protein MPPVFAHGQLRLYLLALLVEGSRHGYELMTELADRFGGTYRPSAGTIYPRLARLEEEGLVRRVPAAGAAGRKAPYELTPAGRAEVEARWSDVVRLESSVAETVRSRADELRADIREAVRGVRAELAAVAAEARARPRPAPHAPADQRRVTSNTFRHEAEAALQKFRSDVLADLREADVTGAVSALTVETLRAVLDGARTAVSATLPSVPKSTRMTSGRPTPTSDQPPTSTPTDDPAPTRSRTNGA, from the coding sequence ATGCCTCCCGTCTTCGCCCACGGCCAGCTGCGCCTGTACCTCCTGGCGCTGCTGGTCGAGGGCTCCCGGCACGGCTACGAGCTCATGACCGAGCTCGCGGACCGTTTCGGCGGCACCTACCGGCCGAGCGCGGGCACGATCTACCCGCGACTCGCGCGGCTGGAGGAGGAAGGTCTCGTCCGCAGGGTCCCGGCCGCCGGGGCAGCCGGCCGGAAGGCACCCTACGAGCTGACGCCGGCCGGGCGGGCGGAGGTCGAGGCCCGCTGGTCCGACGTCGTCCGCCTCGAGTCCTCGGTGGCCGAGACCGTGCGGTCCCGGGCCGACGAACTGCGTGCCGACATCCGGGAGGCGGTGCGCGGCGTGCGGGCCGAGCTCGCCGCGGTGGCGGCCGAGGCGCGAGCCCGGCCGCGCCCCGCCCCGCACGCACCGGCGGACCAGCGGCGGGTGACCTCGAACACCTTCCGGCACGAGGCGGAGGCCGCCCTGCAGAAGTTCCGGAGCGACGTTCTCGCTGACCTGCGGGAGGCCGATGTCACCGGCGCCGTCAGCGCCCTCACCGTGGAGACCCTGCGGGCGGTGCTCGACGGCGCGCGTACCGCGGTTTCCGCCACGCTGCCTTCCGTCCCGAAATCGACCAGAATGACCTCCGGGCGCCCGACGCCGACGTCCGACCAGCCCCCGACCAGCACACCGACCGACGATCCCGCACCGACCCGCAGCCGAACGAACGGAGCATGA
- the aroA gene encoding 3-phosphoshikimate 1-carboxyvinyltransferase, with amino-acid sequence MTDAPTAPTWAAPTAVGPLDSTVEVPGSKSLTNRLLVLAALADGPGTLRGALRSRDADLMIAGLRALGAGITEGDSPSTLHVTPGTSPVTSADIDCGLAGTVMRFLPSVAALAGGPVRFDGDPAARVRPMGPVLTALHALGVSVAGPDGGLPEHLPFTVTGTGSVRGGTVDVDASASSQFVSGLLLAAPRYEQGLTLRHVGTTLPSLPHIEMTVATLRDVGVAVDDSRDGLWQVAPGPIAARDVRVEPDLSNAAPFLAAALVTGGTVRIPGWPAETTQPGALLPELLTRMGGTAEISGDVLSMTGTGEVHGIDLDLRAAGELAPTFAVLAALADSPTRLRGIAHLRGHETDRLAALAREITRLGGQAEETRDGLVITPRPLHAGTFHTYEDHRMATSGALIGLRVPGVEVEDIATTAKTMPEFPALWQGMLARGRMRGGPRE; translated from the coding sequence ATGACCGACGCCCCCACCGCACCGACCTGGGCCGCCCCGACCGCCGTCGGACCTCTGGACTCGACCGTCGAGGTGCCGGGCAGCAAGTCGCTGACCAACCGTCTGCTGGTCCTGGCGGCGCTGGCCGACGGCCCCGGCACGCTCCGCGGCGCGCTGCGCAGCCGTGACGCCGACCTGATGATCGCCGGCCTGCGCGCTCTAGGCGCCGGCATCACCGAGGGCGACAGCCCCAGCACGCTGCACGTCACCCCCGGCACCTCCCCGGTCACCAGCGCCGACATCGACTGCGGACTCGCCGGGACCGTGATGCGCTTCCTGCCGTCCGTGGCCGCCCTGGCCGGCGGCCCCGTCCGCTTCGACGGCGATCCCGCCGCGCGCGTCCGGCCCATGGGCCCCGTCCTCACCGCACTGCACGCTCTCGGCGTCTCGGTGGCAGGTCCCGACGGCGGCCTGCCGGAGCACCTCCCGTTCACCGTGACGGGCACCGGCTCGGTCCGCGGCGGGACCGTGGACGTCGATGCGTCGGCGTCGTCACAGTTCGTCTCCGGGCTCCTCCTCGCCGCACCGCGGTACGAGCAGGGCCTCACCCTGCGGCACGTCGGCACCACGCTGCCGAGCCTGCCGCACATCGAGATGACCGTCGCCACCCTGCGCGACGTCGGCGTCGCCGTCGACGACAGCCGCGACGGGTTGTGGCAGGTCGCCCCCGGACCGATCGCCGCTCGTGACGTGCGCGTCGAACCCGACCTGTCCAACGCCGCCCCGTTCCTCGCCGCCGCCCTCGTCACGGGCGGCACGGTGCGCATCCCCGGCTGGCCGGCCGAGACCACGCAGCCCGGGGCCCTCCTGCCCGAGCTCCTGACCCGCATGGGCGGCACCGCCGAGATCTCGGGCGACGTCCTGTCCATGACCGGCACCGGCGAGGTGCACGGCATCGACCTCGACCTGCGCGCCGCCGGCGAGCTCGCGCCGACGTTCGCCGTGCTGGCGGCGCTCGCCGACTCGCCGACGCGGCTACGGGGCATCGCGCACCTGCGCGGGCACGAGACGGACCGCCTGGCGGCGCTGGCCCGGGAGATCACGCGGTTGGGCGGCCAGGCGGAGGAGACCCGCGACGGCCTGGTCATCACACCCCGGCCGCTGCACGCCGGGACGTTCCACACGTACGAGGACCACCGGATGGCGACGTCGGGCGCGCTGATCGGGCTGCGGGTGCCGGGGGTCGAGGTGGAGGACATCGCCACCACCGCCAAGACGATGCCGGAGTTTCCCGCGCTGTGGCAGGGGATGCTCGCCAGGGGGCGCATGAGGGGAGGCCCGCGCGAATGA
- a CDS encoding sigma-70 family RNA polymerase sigma factor produces the protein MSPTYPDGNGWAQTVVLAVVISFPTAPSAPVTASGVVGPPRPAPGFLDAPERPRRAVVRLDETHATGKERVTQLGSALMTDHPQTATPDEASNRTPEEEDNAARAARFERDALQYLDQLYSAALRMTRNPADAEDLVQETFAKAFAAFHQYRPGTNLKAWLYRILTNTFINSYRKKQRQPQQSQAEEIEDWQIARAASHTSQGLRSAEVEALDRLPDSDVKRALAELPEDRRMVVYYADVEGFPYKEIAEIMGTPIGTVMSRLHRGRRQLRELLADYAVERGLVKTEAPGGAK, from the coding sequence ATGTCCCCAACGTATCCCGACGGGAATGGATGGGCCCAGACCGTCGTTCTCGCAGTCGTGATCTCGTTCCCCACCGCACCGTCCGCGCCCGTCACGGCGTCCGGCGTCGTCGGCCCGCCGCGCCCGGCGCCCGGCTTCCTCGACGCACCCGAGCGGCCCCGGCGCGCCGTCGTGCGGCTCGACGAGACCCACGCCACAGGAAAGGAACGCGTGACGCAACTAGGCTCGGCGTTGATGACGGATCACCCGCAGACAGCCACGCCCGACGAGGCATCGAACCGCACTCCCGAGGAGGAGGACAACGCGGCGCGTGCCGCGCGGTTCGAACGTGACGCGCTCCAGTACCTCGACCAGCTGTACTCGGCCGCGTTGCGGATGACGCGCAACCCCGCCGACGCCGAAGACCTGGTGCAGGAGACGTTCGCCAAGGCATTCGCGGCGTTCCACCAGTACCGCCCGGGCACCAACCTCAAGGCCTGGCTGTACCGGATCCTGACGAACACGTTCATCAACAGCTACCGCAAGAAGCAACGGCAGCCGCAGCAGTCGCAGGCCGAGGAGATCGAGGACTGGCAGATCGCCCGCGCGGCGTCCCACACCTCGCAGGGGCTGCGCTCGGCGGAGGTCGAGGCGCTGGACCGGCTGCCCGACAGCGACGTGAAGCGCGCGCTCGCCGAGCTTCCGGAGGACCGGCGCATGGTCGTGTACTACGCGGATGTCGAGGGCTTCCCCTACAAGGAGATCGCGGAGATCATGGGAACACCGATCGGCACGGTGATGTCGCGGTTGCACCGTGGTCGCCGGCAGCTGCGTGAGCTCCTCGCCGACTACGCGGTGGAACGTGGACTGGTGAAGACAGAGGCACCCGGAGGCGCGAAGTGA
- a CDS encoding 50S ribosomal protein bL37, whose product MSKRGRKRKDRKKKSANHGKRPNGG is encoded by the coding sequence ATGAGCAAGCGTGGCCGCAAGCGCAAGGACCGCAAGAAGAAGTCCGCCAACCACGGCAAGCGCCCCAACGGCGGCTGA
- the rsgA gene encoding ribosome small subunit-dependent GTPase A: MTRRGAQDESDFRSRPSKRGSRPRTKRRPSHEDAVTAMVTGVDRGRYTLLVPDSGTVTLAMKARELVRTRVVVGDRVDVVGDVTGEEGTLGRIVRIAERGSVLRRTADDDDPYERIVVANADRLVIVTALADPPPRTGMIDRCVVAAYDAGMDVLLCLTKADLASPDELRGLYEPLGVEVVVTRAARDGDVAPVRREGAGEDELVLDPASVEEVRGLLRGRASVLVGHSGVGKSTLINALVPTAGRATGGVNDVTGRGRHTSTSAVALALPTGPDDAAEDAGHDGWVIDTPGVRSFGLAHVKVAHLLQAFDDLDEAAAECPRGCTHQADAPDCALDEWVEASPDDETRAARALRLASFRRLLASRTGAAFREN; the protein is encoded by the coding sequence ATGACACGGCGCGGCGCACAGGACGAGTCGGACTTCCGGTCCCGGCCGTCGAAGCGCGGCTCGCGGCCCCGCACCAAGCGCCGGCCGAGCCATGAGGACGCCGTCACGGCCATGGTCACGGGCGTGGACCGGGGCCGCTACACGCTGCTCGTCCCGGACTCGGGGACGGTGACGCTCGCGATGAAGGCGCGCGAGCTCGTCCGGACGCGGGTGGTCGTCGGGGACCGTGTCGACGTCGTCGGCGACGTCACCGGTGAGGAGGGGACGCTCGGGCGCATCGTGCGGATCGCCGAGCGCGGTTCCGTGCTGCGCCGCACCGCGGACGACGACGACCCGTACGAACGGATCGTCGTCGCGAACGCGGACCGCCTCGTGATCGTGACCGCCCTGGCCGACCCGCCGCCTCGGACCGGGATGATCGACCGATGCGTGGTCGCCGCGTACGACGCCGGGATGGACGTGCTGCTCTGCCTCACCAAGGCGGACCTGGCCTCGCCCGACGAACTGCGCGGCCTGTACGAGCCGCTGGGCGTCGAGGTCGTGGTGACCCGGGCCGCGAGGGACGGCGACGTGGCGCCGGTGCGCCGGGAGGGGGCGGGCGAGGACGAGCTCGTCCTGGATCCGGCGTCGGTCGAGGAGGTGCGCGGACTGCTCCGGGGGAGGGCGTCCGTGCTGGTGGGCCACTCCGGCGTGGGGAAGTCGACGCTGATCAACGCTCTGGTACCGACCGCGGGCCGCGCGACCGGGGGCGTCAACGACGTCACGGGCCGCGGGCGGCACACGTCGACGTCGGCCGTCGCCCTGGCGCTGCCGACCGGGCCGGACGACGCCGCGGAGGACGCCGGTCACGACGGCTGGGTGATCGACACGCCGGGCGTGCGATCGTTCGGGCTGGCCCACGTCAAGGTCGCGCACCTGTTGCAGGCTTTCGACGATCTCGACGAGGCGGCGGCCGAATGCCCGCGCGGCTGTACCCATCAGGCGGACGCGCCCGACTGCGCGCTGGACGAGTGGGTCGAGGCCTCGCCCGACGACGAGACCCGTGCCGCCCGCGCGCTACGGCTCGCCTCGTTCCGCCGCCTCCTGGCGAGCCGTACGGGCGCGGCCTTCCGGGAGAACTGA
- a CDS encoding DUF6912 family protein produces the protein MRIYVPATLDELDTVEAGRTSARWSLTPRSVHGVTRALVAELPDEDAEGVEYAAFLDAAAASLALLAALPDTPPQRAVVTVEAPDDLLEPADAADPDAAASTLRLTAALPDVPIVCVHADEPDAAADVAAVRAAADTDDDEALADAVQAVTDRDLLWYDWSEVGTVPR, from the coding sequence ATGCGCATCTACGTGCCCGCCACCCTCGACGAGCTCGACACCGTCGAGGCCGGTCGCACCTCCGCCCGCTGGTCATTGACACCGCGCTCGGTGCACGGCGTGACACGTGCCCTGGTCGCCGAGCTGCCCGACGAGGACGCCGAAGGCGTGGAGTACGCCGCCTTCCTGGACGCCGCCGCGGCGTCCCTCGCACTCCTGGCCGCGCTGCCCGACACACCCCCGCAACGGGCCGTGGTCACCGTCGAGGCCCCCGATGACCTCCTGGAGCCCGCCGATGCCGCGGACCCCGACGCCGCCGCGTCGACACTCCGCCTGACCGCCGCGCTGCCCGACGTGCCGATCGTCTGCGTGCACGCCGACGAACCGGACGCGGCCGCGGACGTGGCGGCGGTCCGGGCAGCCGCCGACACCGACGACGACGAGGCGCTCGCTGACGCCGTCCAGGCCGTCACCGATCGCGATCTGCTCTGGTACGACTGGTCCGAGGTCGGCACCGTTCCTCGCTGA
- a CDS encoding helix-turn-helix transcriptional regulator, whose protein sequence is MDKRFLSLADVVETLNISMAQGYALVRTGDLPAIQVGPKKVWRIEAAELESYIERQYAKSRERLKAGEG, encoded by the coding sequence ATGGATAAGCGGTTTCTCTCTCTGGCTGACGTGGTCGAGACCTTGAACATCTCCATGGCGCAGGGGTACGCGCTCGTGCGCACGGGCGACCTGCCGGCCATCCAGGTGGGCCCGAAGAAGGTCTGGCGCATCGAGGCGGCAGAGCTCGAGTCCTACATCGAGCGGCAGTACGCCAAGAGCCGTGAGCGCCTCAAGGCCGGTGAGGGCTGA
- a CDS encoding LysM peptidoglycan-binding domain-containing protein, whose product MALTESGVRSSANPIALAAIAVGAAGAAVLLATRAARVWREGTGTVDRTVELLIEAGATVCAGWIALGAVVGLLYAAARRGGRDWRAGRAFLARCAPRLVRRMAGVLVTAGVGVGIAAPGAFAAPAPGTEADGSAPSGVVLDLGWQPTSDDGAVGSVLGATTADLAGPDALAPDVRGTSTDRPGSGRARDPERTRQVDRKERAGAPRSNGVPVVVQRGDTLWSIATEHLQPDRPTSNNRTSSTDVPDAGAPDAARIASEVAAWHTTNRGAIGPDPDLIRPGTVLHAPETRPLGAQP is encoded by the coding sequence ATGGCTTTGACAGAGAGTGGTGTGCGATCCAGTGCGAATCCGATCGCGCTGGCGGCGATCGCGGTCGGAGCCGCGGGCGCCGCGGTGCTGCTGGCGACCCGCGCGGCGCGGGTCTGGCGCGAGGGAACGGGAACTGTCGACCGGACCGTCGAGCTGCTGATCGAGGCCGGGGCCACGGTCTGCGCGGGATGGATAGCGCTCGGAGCCGTCGTGGGCCTGCTGTACGCGGCAGCTCGTCGCGGCGGCCGGGACTGGCGCGCCGGGCGAGCCTTCCTCGCCCGCTGCGCCCCACGCCTCGTACGCCGGATGGCCGGCGTGCTCGTGACGGCCGGCGTGGGCGTCGGCATCGCGGCGCCGGGTGCGTTCGCCGCCCCCGCTCCCGGGACGGAGGCCGACGGCTCCGCGCCCTCGGGCGTCGTACTCGACCTGGGCTGGCAGCCGACATCGGATGACGGGGCCGTCGGTAGCGTGCTCGGCGCGACAACGGCTGACCTGGCCGGGCCGGACGCCCTCGCCCCGGACGTCCGGGGCACGAGTACCGACCGGCCCGGTTCCGGACGCGCCCGGGATCCGGAGCGCACCCGCCAGGTCGACCGGAAGGAGCGTGCCGGCGCTCCACGCTCCAACGGCGTGCCGGTCGTCGTGCAGCGGGGCGACACTCTCTGGTCGATCGCCACCGAGCACCTCCAGCCCGACCGACCCACGTCGAACAACCGCACGTCGAGCACCGACGTACCGGACGCCGGCGCACCGGACGCCGCGCGCATCGCGAGCGAGGTCGCCGCGTGGCATACCACGAACCGCGGGGCGATCGGCCCCGACCCCGACCTCATCCGCCCCGGAACGGTGCTCCACGCACCGGAGACGCGACCCCTGGGAGCCCAGCCATGA
- a CDS encoding DoxX family membrane protein encodes MLRHIARPLLASWFVASGVQAARKPAEHVQAARRGSGLVTKALGAEPLSEKQVTTLVRAHGVALATAGGLLAFGKTPRTAALALALLTVPLAAVNQPFSASDEDREARAQRFVGNLGAIGAALIAGADREGRPSLNWRLQQARAAREAARSARSAAKEG; translated from the coding sequence ATGCTGCGACATATCGCTCGACCACTCCTGGCCTCCTGGTTCGTCGCGTCGGGCGTCCAGGCCGCGCGGAAGCCCGCCGAGCACGTCCAGGCGGCGAGGCGGGGCTCCGGTCTCGTGACGAAGGCGCTCGGTGCCGAACCGCTGAGCGAGAAGCAGGTGACCACCCTCGTCCGCGCGCACGGTGTCGCGCTCGCGACCGCGGGTGGGCTGCTGGCGTTCGGCAAGACACCCCGCACGGCGGCGCTCGCGCTCGCCCTGCTCACGGTGCCCCTCGCCGCCGTCAATCAGCCGTTCAGCGCGTCCGACGAGGATCGCGAGGCGCGTGCCCAGCGCTTCGTGGGCAATCTCGGCGCGATCGGTGCCGCCCTCATCGCGGGCGCCGACAGGGAGGGCCGTCCGAGCCTGAACTGGCGCCTGCAGCAGGCTCGAGCCGCCCGCGAGGCGGCCCGGTCCGCGAGGTCGGCCGCCAAGGAGGGCTGA
- the hisN gene encoding histidinol-phosphatase produces the protein MAAVTKTSYDDDLRLAHVIADQVDAHTMSRFRSLDLHVETKPDNTPVSDADRAAEEMIRAQLQRARTRDAIVGEEYGAAGSGTRRWIIDPIDGTKNFVRGVPVWATLIALADGEDVVVGLVSAPALGRRWWAARGSGAWTGKGLHAATRMKVSGVRDLADASLSYASLSGWEQRGKLDAFLDLSRRCYRTRGYGDFWSYMLVAEGAVDIAPEPELEVYDMAALVPIVEEAGGRFTSLAGEHGPWGHNGLATNGLLHDEVLDLLG, from the coding sequence GTGGCCGCCGTGACCAAGACCAGCTATGACGATGACCTGCGCCTTGCTCATGTCATCGCCGACCAGGTGGATGCGCACACCATGTCGCGTTTCCGTTCCCTCGACCTGCACGTGGAGACCAAACCGGACAACACGCCGGTCTCCGATGCCGACAGGGCCGCCGAGGAGATGATCCGCGCCCAGCTCCAGCGGGCCCGTACCCGCGACGCGATCGTCGGCGAGGAGTACGGTGCGGCCGGCAGCGGAACGCGCCGATGGATCATCGACCCGATCGACGGCACCAAGAACTTCGTACGTGGCGTACCGGTGTGGGCGACCCTCATCGCGCTGGCCGACGGCGAGGACGTCGTCGTCGGCCTGGTGAGCGCGCCGGCCCTGGGGCGGCGCTGGTGGGCGGCCCGCGGGTCGGGCGCCTGGACCGGCAAGGGCCTGCACGCGGCGACCCGGATGAAGGTCTCGGGAGTGCGCGACCTGGCCGACGCCTCGCTCAGCTACGCGTCGCTCAGCGGCTGGGAGCAGCGGGGAAAGCTGGACGCGTTCCTCGACCTGTCGCGCCGGTGCTACCGCACCCGTGGCTACGGTGACTTCTGGTCGTACATGCTGGTGGCGGAAGGTGCCGTGGACATCGCGCCCGAGCCCGAACTCGAGGTGTACGACATGGCGGCGCTCGTGCCGATCGTCGAGGAAGCCGGGGGACGATTCACCTCGCTCGCCGGGGAGCACGGCCCCTGGGGACACAACGGCCTGGCGACGAACGGGCTGCTGCACGACGAAGTGCTCGACCTGCTGGGGTGA
- a CDS encoding AAA family ATPase, with protein MTGPGAITVLCAVLGPAEADVVRSLGEPGTGVTVTRRCADLTELLAAAEAGSGRTAVVSATLPGLGREAVARMHQAGVRVVALDEAPEPSTDRLAAVGADGVARTVEDLLPVVRDETIVPPAAAAQPPGGSVARTGRGRLVAVWGPVGAPGRTTTAIELAVALAAGPSAADAPGRHRRANLLARRGALGPVRRRAPGGGSRASRGQAREQVVLADADTYGPCVAPRLGMLDDSAGLAGAVRAAGVGPLDVETLARHAPVTLPGVRVLGGIGRPGRWAELSGAALDAVWERLRDLADWTVIDTGPVLETDELLSYDTRAPQRNAATLGALAAADVVVVVGGGDPIGLQRLVRGLDDLATVPAPITPDRLVVVNRVRAAAVGANPRMSVRAALTRFAGVDAHLVPDDPAGLDAALLSGRTLSECAPGSPVRAAFGELAQQVRQVVRARSSAAADTSPWVGIPAASRG; from the coding sequence GTGACCGGCCCCGGCGCGATCACCGTGCTGTGCGCGGTCCTGGGGCCCGCGGAGGCGGACGTGGTGCGGAGTCTCGGCGAGCCCGGTACGGGGGTGACCGTCACCCGCCGGTGCGCCGACCTCACCGAGCTGCTCGCCGCGGCCGAGGCCGGATCCGGGAGGACGGCGGTCGTCTCGGCGACGTTGCCCGGCCTCGGGCGGGAGGCGGTGGCGCGGATGCACCAGGCGGGGGTTCGTGTCGTCGCCCTCGACGAGGCTCCGGAACCCAGTACGGACCGGCTCGCCGCCGTCGGGGCCGACGGTGTGGCGCGCACGGTGGAGGACCTGCTCCCCGTGGTCCGCGACGAGACCATCGTGCCGCCCGCGGCGGCGGCTCAGCCGCCCGGAGGCTCCGTCGCCCGGACGGGCAGGGGCAGGCTTGTCGCGGTGTGGGGGCCCGTCGGAGCACCCGGTCGGACCACCACGGCCATCGAGCTGGCCGTGGCGCTGGCCGCCGGTCCGTCGGCTGCGGACGCCCCGGGTCGGCACCGCCGGGCAAACCTCCTCGCACGACGCGGCGCGCTCGGGCCGGTCCGTCGTCGCGCACCAGGTGGTGGATCCCGCGCGTCGCGCGGTCAGGCCCGGGAGCAGGTGGTTCTGGCCGACGCCGACACCTACGGCCCGTGCGTCGCGCCTCGCCTCGGCATGCTCGATGACTCGGCGGGCCTGGCCGGTGCCGTGCGCGCCGCGGGTGTCGGACCGCTCGACGTCGAGACCCTTGCCCGCCATGCCCCAGTCACCCTCCCCGGCGTCCGTGTTCTCGGAGGAATCGGCCGCCCCGGGCGGTGGGCCGAACTGTCCGGGGCGGCGCTCGACGCGGTGTGGGAACGCCTCCGCGACCTGGCGGACTGGACCGTGATCGACACCGGTCCCGTCCTGGAGACCGACGAGCTCCTCTCCTACGACACGCGGGCTCCGCAGCGCAACGCGGCGACCCTCGGGGCCCTCGCCGCCGCCGACGTGGTGGTGGTCGTCGGCGGCGGGGACCCGATCGGCCTGCAGCGTCTCGTGCGTGGTCTGGACGACCTGGCCACCGTTCCCGCGCCCATCACTCCGGACCGTCTCGTCGTCGTGAACCGCGTGCGGGCCGCTGCGGTCGGGGCGAACCCCCGCATGTCCGTGCGCGCCGCACTGACGAGGTTCGCCGGCGTCGACGCGCACCTGGTGCCCGACGACCCGGCCGGCCTCGACGCCGCTCTCCTGAGCGGGCGTACGCTCTCCGAGTGCGCCCCGGGATCACCCGTACGAGCGGCGTTCGGAGAACTCGCGCAGCAGGTGCGTCAGGTGGTGCGTGCGCGGAGCTCGGCCGCCGCCGACACCTCTCCGTGGGTCGGCATCCCGGCGGCGTCGCGTGGCTAG
- a CDS encoding ferritin, which produces MTSTTQTPRSSEFWRLLGEQIGHELSAHQQYIAIAVWFDGHDLPQLAAHFYRQAVEERNHAMMLVQYHLDRDVPVRIPGTGAVRNDFADVTEPLQLALDQEQQVTTQIEAIFRAARAEADMLGEQFLLWFLKEQVEEVASANTLLTVAQRAKDNLFDLENFVARETIGDAGASADAPEAAGGAL; this is translated from the coding sequence ATGACTTCCACCACCCAGACTCCGCGGAGTTCCGAGTTCTGGCGCCTGCTCGGTGAGCAGATCGGCCACGAGCTCTCCGCGCACCAGCAGTACATCGCCATCGCCGTCTGGTTCGACGGGCACGACCTGCCGCAGCTCGCCGCCCACTTCTACCGGCAGGCGGTCGAGGAGCGGAACCACGCCATGATGCTGGTGCAGTACCACCTCGACCGGGACGTGCCGGTCCGCATCCCGGGCACCGGCGCGGTCCGCAACGACTTCGCCGACGTCACCGAGCCCTTGCAGCTCGCGCTCGACCAGGAGCAGCAGGTCACCACGCAGATCGAGGCGATCTTCCGTGCCGCGCGCGCCGAGGCCGACATGCTCGGCGAGCAGTTCCTGCTCTGGTTCCTCAAGGAGCAGGTCGAGGAGGTGGCCAGTGCGAACACGCTGCTCACGGTCGCGCAGCGAGCCAAGGACAACCTGTTCGACCTGGAGAACTTCGTGGCGCGCGAGACCATCGGCGACGCGGGCGCGTCCGCCGACGCCCCGGAGGCCGCGGGCGGAGCGCTCTGA